Proteins co-encoded in one Dasypus novemcinctus isolate mDasNov1 chromosome 6, mDasNov1.1.hap2, whole genome shotgun sequence genomic window:
- the ZNF503 gene encoding zinc finger protein 503, whose protein sequence is MSTAPSLSALRSSKHTGGGGGGADPAWTSALSGNSSGPGPGSSPAGSTKPFVHAVPPSDPLRQANRLPIKVLKMLTARTGHILHPEYLQPLPSTPVSPIELDAKKSPLALLAQTCSQIGKPDPSPSSKLSSVASSGGGTGGAGGGAGGDKDAKSGPLKLSDIGVEDKSSFKPYSKPGSDKKEPGGGGGGGGGGGGGGGSGGGVSAEKSGFRVPSATCQPFTPRTGSPSSSASACSPGGMLPSAGGGPEGKEDKKDSDAGGGGGSKGAGGASAEGGPTGLAHGRISCGGGINVDVNQHPDGGPGGKALGSDCGGSSGSSSGPGPSAPTSSSVLGSGLVAPVSPYKPGQTVFPLPPAGMTYPGSLAGAYAGYPPQFLPHGVALDPTKPGSLVGAQLAAAAAGSLGCSKPAGSSPLAGASPPSVMTASLCRDPYCLSYHCASHLAGAAAASASCAHDPAAAAAALKSGYPLVYPTHPLHGVHSSLTAAAAAGATPPSLAGHPLYPYGFMLPNDPLPHICNWVSANGPCDKRFATSEELLSHLRTHTAFPGTDKLLSGYPSSSSLASAAAAAMACHMHIPTSGAPGSPGTLALRSPHHALGLSSRYHPYSKSPLPTPGAPVPVPAATGPYYSPYALYGQRLTTASALGYQ, encoded by the exons ACCTTTTGTGCACGCCGTGCCCCCCTCCGACCCCCTGCGCCAGGCCAACCGCCTGCCCATCAAGGTGCTGAAGATGCTGACGGCACGGACTGGCCACATTCTGCATCCCGAGTACCTGCAGCCCCTGCCTTCCACGCCCGTCAGCCCCATCGAG CTCGATGCCAAGAAGAGCCCGCTGGCGCTGTTGGCTCAAACATGCTCGCAGATCGGGAAGCCCGACCCCTCGCCGTCCTCCAAACTCTCCTCGGTCGCCTCCAGTGGGGGCGGCACGGGCGGCGCCGGTGGCGGCGCCGGGGGCGACAAGGACGCCAAGTCGGGCCCCCTCAAGCTGAGCGACATCGGCGTGGAGGACAAGTCGAGTTTCAAGCCGTACTCCAAGCCCGGCTCGGATAAGAAGGAgccgggaggcggcggcggcggcggcggtggtggcgggggcggcggcggcagcggcggggGGGTTTCGGCGGAGAAGTCGGGATTCCGGGTACCGAGCGCCACCTGCCAGCCATTCACTCCCAGGACAGGCAGCCCGAGCTCCAGCGCCTCGGCCTGCTCGCCGGGAGGCATGTTACCCTCGGCCGGGGGCGGCCCGGAGGGCAAGGAAGACAAGAAGGACTCGgacgcgggcggcggcggcggcagcaagGGCGCCGGGGGCGCCTCGGCAGAAGGGGGCCCCACGGGGCTAGCGCACGGCCGGATTAGCTGTGGCGGCGGGATTAATGTGGACGTGAACCAGCACCCGGACGGGGGGCCGGGGGGCAAGGCTCTAGGTTCGGACTGCGGAGGCTCTTCGGGCTCCAGCTCCGGCCCCGGCCCCAGCGCGCCCACGTCCTCCTCCGTGCTGGGCTCTGGGTTGGTGGCGCCCGTGTCGCCCTACAAGCCGGGCCAGACAGTGTTTCCTCTGCCTCCCGCAGGCATGACctacccgggcagcctggccggGGCCTACGCCGGCTACCCGCCCCAGTTCCTGCCGCACGGCGTGGCGCTCGACCCCACCAAGCCCGGCAGCCTGGTGGGGGCGCAGCTGGCGGCGGCCGCGGCCGGCTCTCTGGGCTGCAGTAAACCGGCCGGCTCGAGCCCCTTGGCTGGGGCGTCGCCGCCGTCGGTGATGACAGCCAGCTTGTGCCGGGACCCGTACTGCCTCAGCTACCACTGCGCCAGCCACCTAGCAGGGGCGGCGGCCGCCAGCGCGTCGTGCGCCCACGATCCGGCCGCTGCGGCCGCGGCGCTCAAGTCTGGATACCCGTTGGTGTACCCCACACACCCGCTGCACGGCGTGCACTCATCGCTaacggccgccgccgccgcgggcgcCACACCACCCTCCCTGGCCGGCCACCCCCTCTACCCCTACGGCTTCATGCTCCCCAACGACCCGCTCCCCCACATCTGCAACTGGGTGTCGGCCAACGGGCCGTGCGACAAGCGCTTCGCCACGTCCGAAGAGCTGCTGAGCCACTTGCGGACGCATACGGCCTTCCCCGGGACGGACAAACTGCTTTCGGGCTATCCCAGCTCGTCGTCTCTGGCCAGCGCCGCCGCGGCCGCCATGGCTTGCCACATGCACATCCCCACTTCGGGAGCGCCGGGCAGCCCCGGGACGCTGGCGCTGCGCAGCCCCCACCACGCGCTGGGACTCAGCAGCCGCTACCACCCCTACTCCAAGAGCCCGCTCCCCACGCCCGGCGCCCCGGTGCCCGTGCCCGCCGCCACCGGACCCTACTACTCGCCCTATGCCCTCTACGGACAGAGACTGACCACGGCCTCGGCGCTGGGGTATCAGTGA